In a genomic window of Mycolicibacter heraklionensis:
- a CDS encoding ankryin, protein MTTYAEIRNNAPLWPGVMDRALLGNRQAQAALYLADMAKRGKWSTVIRELDRGDHVVDIKAWRPGGKSWLTVLHQAGWHGASPDVASWLIERGALRSQPDAAGRTAYDLAVEHRRSAELLEVLQPPPAPLDHDRIAALNIQLTAVIDDLIQHLFRGGDLRQMLRYPPVEVLHELPRRQLWFPVPYLWGGFRIGLRDNDIEMVGGYRELDPVGDVHVATVGYLITPEGPSQVYEGYE, encoded by the coding sequence GTGACGACCTACGCCGAGATCCGCAACAACGCGCCGCTCTGGCCGGGTGTGATGGACCGCGCACTGCTCGGCAATCGGCAAGCGCAAGCCGCCCTATACCTGGCCGACATGGCCAAGCGGGGCAAGTGGAGCACGGTGATCCGTGAGCTCGACCGCGGCGATCACGTGGTCGATATCAAGGCGTGGCGGCCGGGAGGCAAGTCCTGGCTGACGGTGCTGCATCAGGCCGGCTGGCACGGCGCGTCCCCGGACGTCGCGTCCTGGCTGATCGAGCGGGGCGCGCTGCGCTCACAACCGGACGCCGCCGGTCGCACCGCCTATGACCTCGCCGTCGAGCACCGGCGGTCGGCCGAACTGCTGGAGGTGCTCCAACCACCGCCGGCGCCGCTGGACCATGACCGGATCGCAGCGCTCAACATCCAGCTCACCGCCGTGATCGACGACCTGATCCAACACCTGTTCCGGGGTGGCGACCTGCGCCAGATGCTCCGCTATCCCCCGGTCGAGGTGCTGCACGAGCTGCCCAGAAGACAACTGTGGTTCCCAGTGCCGTATCTGTGGGGCGGATTCCGGATCGGTCTGCGCGACAACGACATCGAGATGGTCGGCGGCTATCGAGAACTCGACCCGGTCGGTGACGTGCACGT